From a single Mangifera indica cultivar Alphonso chromosome 19, CATAS_Mindica_2.1, whole genome shotgun sequence genomic region:
- the LOC123202598 gene encoding V-type proton ATPase 16 kDa proteolipid subunit, giving the protein MSSTFSGDETAPFFGFLGAAAALVFSCMGAAYGTAKSGVGVASMGVMRPELVMKSIVPVVMAGVLGIYGLIIAVIISTGINPKAKSYYLFDGYAHLSSGLACGLAGLSAGMAIGIVGDAGVRANAQQPKLFVGMILILIFAEALALYGLIVGIILSSRAGQSRAD; this is encoded by the exons ATGTCATCGACTTTCAGCGGCGACGAAACTGCTCCCTTCTTCGGCTTCCTTGGAGCTGCCGCCGCTCTCGTCTTCTCTT GCATGGGCGCTGCATATGGGACTGCGAAGAGTGGGGTTGGAGTGGCATCAATGGGAGTGATGAGGCCTGAGCTTGTTATGAAATCAATTGTTCCAGTGGTTATGGCTGGAGTATTGGGGATTTACGGGTTGATTATAGCTGTTATTATTAGTACGGGAATTAACCCCAAAGCAAAATCTTATTATCTGTTTGATGGCTATGCCCATTTGTCATCAGGCCTGGCTTGTGGGCTTGCTGGCTTATCTGCTGGGATGGCCATTGGCATTGTTGGTGATGCTGGAGTTAG GGCTAATGCACAGCAGCCTAAGCTGTTTGTGGGTATGATTCTCATCCTCATTTTTGCTGAAGCCCTTGCTCTATATGGACTCATTGTGGGGATCATCCTTTCATCTCGAGCTGGTCAATCTCGGGCAGATTAA
- the LOC123203018 gene encoding acetyltransferase At1g77540-like, which produces MASTTTETAKEAPKIVWNESNNRFETQDKLAYIQYVLRENGKVMDLVHTYVPSSKRGLGLASHLCVAAFNHAKSHSISIIPTCSYVSDTFLPRNPTWSSLIYSEDPKSNI; this is translated from the exons ATGGCGTCAACCACAACAGAGACCGCGAAAGAGGCACCGAAGATCGTGTGGAATGAGAGCAATAACCGCTTCGAAACCCAAGATAAACTAGCTTACATTCAGTACGTGTTGAGAGAAAACGGGAAGGTGATGGATTTGGTCCACACCTACGTCCCCTCTTCTAAGAGAGGCCTTGGTCTGGCTTCACACCTCTGCGTTGCTGCTTTTAACCACGCCAAATCACACTCTATCTCCATCATTCCCACTTGCTCTTATGTCTCT GACACTTTTCTTCCTCGGAACCCAACTTGGAGTTCTCTCATATACTCAGAAGATCCGAAATCTAATATATGA
- the LOC123203011 gene encoding BTB/POZ domain-containing protein At1g21780-like, translating to MADSRVETISRLAQWRIENFGPCSYKKSDPFKVGLWNWHLSVEKNRYLYIRLYPEPSRVSKEQPPIASFVLRVSIAGANRKPYISPVHERLLRTCEDFVWPVDTTFQGRFIIDVEFLDLKVCPLNSAIPCSIWPCDGLMQSVSSQSSLQSLSRMLDEGIHADVVIHAADGTLKAHKAVLAASSPVFQSMFHHNLKEKESSMINIEDMSLESCMALLSYLYGTIKQQDFWKHRLALLAAANKYDIADLKDACEDSLLEDINSANVLERLQEAWLYQLNKLKKGCLTYLFDFGKIYDIREEISNFFSQADRELLLEMFQEVLTVWKPL from the exons ATGGCGGATTCTCGAGTGGAGACAATCTCACGATTAGCACAATGGAGAATTGAAAACTTCGGACCTTGCTCTTACAAAAAATCCGATCCTTTCAAGGTCGGACTCTGGAACTG GCACTTGTCCGTGGAGAAAAACCGCTATCTGTATATACGTTTATATCCAGAACCATCTCGTGTGTCGAAAGAACAACCTCCAATTGCTAGCTTCGTTCTTCGAGTTTCTATTGCTGGCGCCAACCGCAAACCTTACATCTCTCCAG TTCATGAGAGATTGCTTCGGACATGTGAAGACTTTGTCTGGCCTGTTGATACTACCTTCCAGGGTCGCTTCATCATCGACGTTGAATTTCTGGACCTGAAAGTCTGCCCCTTGAAT AGTGCGATCCCGTGTTCTATATGGCCCTGTGACGGATTGATGCAATCTGTTTCGTCCCAGAGCTCCCTTCAAAGCCTCTCACGCATGCTTGACGAAGGGATCCATGCAGATGTTGTCATCCATGCTGCTGATGGCACTCTGAAAGCTCACAAGGCGGTTCTGGCTGCGAGCTCTCCTGTTTTCCAGAGCATGTTCCATCACAATCTTAAGGAAAAAGAATCTTCCATGATTAACATAGAGGACATGTCGCTAGAATCTTGCATGGCCCTTCTTAGTTACCTGTATGGAACCATTAAACAACAGGATTTCTGGAAGCACAGGCTGGCACTGCTGGCGGCAGCTAACAAATATGACATTGCAGACTTGAAAGATGCCTGTGAGGATAGTCTTTTGGAAGACATCAACTCAGCGAATGTCCTCGAGAGGCTGCAGGAAGCCTGGCTGTACCAGTTGAACAAGCTGAAGAAAGGATGCTTGAcgtatttatttgattttggcAAGATATATGACATCAGAGAAGAAATCAGTAATTTCTTCAGCCAAGCTGATCGTGAATTGTTGCTGGAGATGTTCCAGGAAGTGCTTACAGTTTGGAAACCGTTATAA